From the bacterium genome, the window GAACCATCATTTGATAACGCAAAAGGAACAATTAGATTTGTTGGAGGAGCAACAAGTGGTTTTACGGGTTCTGGTCTTAAGGTGCTTAGAGTAGCCTTTAAGGTTAAAGGGAGTGGTAGTGGAAGACTTGGAATTACAGATGGGGCAATTACCGCAAGCGATGGTACTGGTAGTAATGTCTATACAACTGCCAAAGGACTAGATATAAGTATTCCCGCTACAGCTGACTTCACTGCTGTTAAAGCAGAAAGATCACAGCAAGAGGCAACTATTGCAAAACAGCTTCCTGCCTTAATTGGGCTAGATGTACCTTTCTATCCAGATGCAACAAAGTGGAATAATCATTCAGCTAGTTTTCAAGCAAAGTGGAATGTTACTTCTGATGTAATTCAACAAGCTATTTCTTTAGATAATAAACCTACAACTATTCCTGCTGCAAGTCCGACAGCCCTAATTGGAAGCAGAGTATTTTCAGCGCTTGCAGATGGCGTTTGGTATATACATATTCGATCTCAAAATAATATTGGATGGAGTCCTACGCTTCATTATAGAATTGCAATTGATACCGCTCCACCAGTACCATTTAAGATAACGAGTGATAGTGGCTTCAAGACGGGTGAACCAAGTCCTATAATTAGATACGTAAGTAGTGATGTTACCTCTGGTCTAGATGTTTATTCAATACGTATTGATGGTGTACTTGCTACTACAACAAAGCTTACAAACTACCGTTTATCAGCACTTCTTCCAGGTGTTCATAATCTTGTTGTTACAGCTGTTGATAAGGCAGGGAATTCAACTTCACAAGCTGAGGTTTTAGAAATATTACCAATAGCATCCCCAACAATTAGTTATGTTAATCGTAAGGTGGTTTTGAATGAGGGGGAGATTGTCGCTGGTGGAACTGCTTCAGTAGGAGTGGAGATTATTGTCCAGATTCAAAATTCTGAGAAACAAATTGTTATTGAACAAGTTGTACCTATAGATAGTAATGGTAATTGGAATGTGACAATAAATGAAGCTATGACCGAAGGTAATTATTATCTGATGGCTACTGCTCGCGATAGAAATATGTCCTCTAGTTTCCCAGTAGTATCTCAGTCTATAAGTGTTAAACCAAGGCCCATGCTTGTAATAGGGGTATTGGAGATTACGCAAGCTTGGTTTTTCATAGATTTAATAATTATTCTACTACTTAGCTTTGGAGCAGGGGTTCTGACTTATTATAACTGGCGTGGACAATTAGGAAGAAGAGTAACTATCGCACAAAGAGATGTTATAAATATTCTTGAAAATATAAGAAAAAATATTGATAAATTACTTAAAGACTACAAAGGTGGAGATTTAAGTGATAGTGATTTGACAAAGATAGAACAGACCCTTAAAAGCATGAAAAGTGATATAGAGAAGTCTAGTCACTATGTTGTCGATAACATAAGAGAAATTAATCGTTAATTCAGATAGTTATTAAAATGAAAAAAAGTCCTGAAAAAATATTGGATGAAAAGCAGATTAAAAATCTTTTAAAGTACGTAGCTTTTTTGGATAAAGAAAAAGCAAAAATTGCAGCAAGGTTGTTGATTGCCAATGCAAAAATACTTTTCCAAGCCCATGAAAAAACTGATGCAAATAAAAAGCTTAGAAAAAGGAGTGAAGAGATTGAAAAAAGACATGCAATACAAATTTCAAAACAGATTGCCAAATTACTAATTTCAAACACAGCACTTGTTCAAGAAACAATGCAGAAGGTAAAGAAAACAAATGAATTAATTACTGTGAACGAGGAGTTAAAAAAAATAAAAGATGACTATCTCTCGATTGTAATACATGAAATTAAAACGCCCTTGGTTCCTATTAAGTCTCAATTGCAGCTTCTTTTAGCAGGAGATTACGGTGAGTTGAACGGCGAACAAAGAGAAGCTGTAGAAATGATATACAGAAATGAAGAGAATCTCAATAGACTTTCAATGGAAATACTAACTATTTCAAAGATTAGGTCAGGGAGATTTGATTTACATTTACAACTATTGTCAGCAACAAAAATTTTTGAAGAAATTGTTAAGGAATTTGAAGCTGTATCAATAACTAAAAAAATTACTTTTACACATTCTATTCAAGCAGGGCTACCAAATATATCTGCAGATAAAATAAGGTTAATTGAAGCAATTAGAATTCTTCTAGATAACGCTTTTAAATTTACACCAGAAGGGAATTCTGTAAATTTGGATATTAAGAGAACAGATAGAAACTTAATCGTCTCCGTAAGTGATACGGGGATCGGAATCGAATCAATTAATTTTGAAAAAATATTTTCATTATTTTTTCAGATTAGTAATGAACTTACTAGGAAATATGGTGGCAATGGACTAGGTTTAGCTATCGCCAAAGGTATCGTAGAGGCTCATGGAGGAAAAATATGGGTAGAAAGTAATGGATTGGGAAAGGGAAGTACCTTTACGTTTAGTATCCCAATTACGAATAAAATCGTAAAACGTAAATTAATAATAAAAACAAAAAATTATGCCAATAGAAAATAAAAAAGTTAGAATTCTCCATGTAGATGATGAAGAAGATACACAAAAAGTAGTTAAGACAATTTTAGAAAAAGAAGGTTATGAGGTTGTAAGTGTTAGAGATGGTGTTGGGGCATTAAGAGAGATTAATCTTGATAATTATGACCTATTAATTTTAGATATCATGATGCCCAATATGTCAGGTTGGGAATTATACACAAAGATATTAAAAATTAAGGAGAAGGAAAAGGTAATATTTCTTTCTATCTTAGATATACCAGCTGATAAATTAAATGAATTAACAAAAAGTGGTGTTAGGGATTATATTAAAAAACCATTTGATCGAGATGACTTTGTCGCTAGAGTAAAAAAGGTACTTATCTCATAATAAAATACGAAAAATAATATGAAAAATAAAGATGATCCAAATAAGACCGATGATAGTAATGTAAAAAGTAATCCTGCTTCTGATAACATGGAAGTTGTGAAAATTGAAAATGATCTATTTAAAATAGCTTATTTTCAATTAAGAAATGTTGTCAAAAAACTAGAAGAAAGTGAATATTTCTTCAGAGAGTCTCAAAGAGCTGCTTTTATAGGTTCTTATTATCTTGATTATCAAAAGGATATATGGAAATCTTCAGAAGTTCTGGATATAATATTTGGAATTCATTCTGATTATAAAAGGAGTATTCAATCATGGGTAGATATTGTTCATCCTGATTATAAAGCAGAGATGTCATCATACTTTGAAGGTTTGATATCTTCAAAAAATAAAATATTCAACAAAGACTATAAGATTATAAGAAGAAATGATAAGGAATTAAGGTGGGTTAGAGGGCTTGGTGCGCTAGAATTCAACACTAAGGGAGAAATGGTTTCTATGTCAGGTACAATTCAAGATATCACTAATATAAAAGTCGCTCAGGAAAATGATAAAAAAACATCTGAGGAGTTAAGAAAAGCTCAGCATATTGCTAAAATTGGTAATTTTTCATTAGATTTGAGAACTAATAAAGCGATATTGTCTGGTGAATTATTGAATATATATGGTCTTAATCCTAATAATAATGCAATAACTCATGAGGAGTTTTTGAATATAATACACCCTGATGATAGGCAAAGAATTAAACTTGAAATTGAGCAAGCAATTGGTAGTAAGCAATTAAATACGGAGACAGAGTATAAAATTGTTCTCAAAAATGGTATTGAGAAAATAATTAGAGGTAGCTCGGAAATTGTATATGAAAATGGTCAGCCTATCACTTTCTTTGGAGTTGCTCAGGATATTACGGAAAGAAAATTACTTGAAGAAGCTAAATCAGGTTTTTTATCTATCATTTCTCATCAACTTAATACCCCCCTTTCTATGACAAAATGGGTGCTAGAAGTTCTGACGGATGATAAAGATTTAACTCCGAGACAAAGAGAAAAAGTTAACGATCTTAATATTTCAAACGAGAGATTGATATCGCTTGTAAAGAGACTTATGAATGTAGCTCATATTGAATCAGGCAGACTCATTGCAAATAGAGTAACGACAGATATTAAAAAACTTGTTGAAAATTTAATTGAAGAAATTAAACCTTTAGCTTTTAAAAAAGATAAAATTATTAGTTCTCATATACCAGAGAAACTAGATAGTATAAATTGTGACCCTTTATTAATCCATGAGGCACTAGAAAACTTACTTACAAATGCTATTGAGTACTCTACTGAAAATAGCAAAACAATTGATATTTCTATTGCAGACAGGGTCGATGATTATTTAATTTCAGTGCATAACGCCGGCTTAATAGAACCAATGCTTTCTGAAAAGATTAGAAAATTTGATAAATTTTCACACGGAGGCAAGATGTCCTATATGCAACCTTCAGGTAGTGGTCTTGGGTTGTATATCGCGAAAAATGTTGTGGAAGTGAACGGAGGAATGCTTTGGTTTGAGTCCTCAGCTGAAGCTGGGACTACGTTTTATTTCACAATAAATAAGATAGTAAAATTAATAGAAAATAATAATCACAATATATAATGACTAATTCAGATATAAACGAGGGGAAAAAGAATTTACTTCTTATTGTAGAGGATGAGAAAATATTATCAAAAACAATGAATGAGAAGTTTTCTCAGGAAGGTTATAGCGTAATTCAAGCTTATGATGGTGTACAAGGTCTTAAATTAGCAAAACAGAATCATCCGGATCTTATATTACTTGACTTATTAATGCCAAAAATGGATGGAATGAGTATGCTAAAAGAGTTGCGTAATGATATTTGGGGAAAAAAAGTACCGGTTATTATTCTTACAAATCTGTCTGCAAATGATGAGGATAGACTTAAGGCTGTTGTTGAACTTGAACCGACCTACTATTTTGAGAAGGTCGATAAAGGTTTAGAGGAAATTGTAGAAACAATAAAGGATAGGTTGGCTTACAAGGAACAAAAAACAGACAAAAATAGTGCAGTACAAATCGCATAAAAATTAGAAGACCTAATAAAGTTAATAAAAATAATTAAATATAATAATATGAAAATACTAATAGTTGAAGATGAGGACATTTTGGTTAGGGTTCTTAGAGAAAAATTTGAAGATAATGGTTTTGATGTCGAGGTTGCAGAGGAGGGTGATAAGGTTATTCCCCTTGTAGAAAAGTTTAAGCCAGACATGATTCTACTTGATATATTTCTTCCAAAATTGAATGGAATGGATATTTTGGAGAAATTAAAGGATGATGAAGTTATGAAAACTATTCCAGTAATTATTATCTCAAACCTAGACGATGACAAGAAGATAAAGGAGGCATTAAACCTAGGTGCGGTTGACTATATTGTTAAAAGTCAACATCCAATCAATGAAGTTGTAGAGCTGGTTAACAAGTATATATTAAAGGCAAAATAAGGAACAGTGCCTTGCTATTATAAGATTTAATTATCCACAGTTTAAATGGATATTATTATAATTAGCATAAAAAAATGTTATAATAATATAGTAATTAGTTTGATTGAGTTGAGGTAATTTTTATTATGAATTTTCATAAAATAAAAATATCAGTTAAGGATAATACCCTTGTGCTTCTAAAAAACGTAAGGTTAGCATTTTTTGTTGCTGTTTTTTCTCCTTTGCAGTAGCTGTTGGTGTTGCTAATGCTACCGTTTACCAGCCTGGCGAGACTCTTGAGCCAGATTGCGCACCGGGATCTACAAATTGTGGTGTTGCAGTTTTTAGTCTAAATAATCAAGCCGGCACTACCCAAACTTTAGTAGTTGGTTCTTCTGGTACAGATTTCAGTATTGTTTCAAGTTCTGGTATTCACACATTTAACTTCCCAACGGCATCATCATTAAATAGAGGATTGCTTTCAAGCATGGATTGGAGTATTTTTAATGATAAACTTTCTTCGTCATTAAACACTGGTAAAATATTTATTGGTGATGGTTCTAATCTAGCAAGCCCAGTGAATCTTTCTGGCGATGCCTCACTTTCTAGTTCTGGTCTACTTACAATTTCAAGTAATGCTATTACTGCATCAAAAATTCTTGCTGGTAGTGTGAGTTATGACAAAATTCAAAATGTAAGCGGAAATAAACTGTTGGGTAATTCAACTGGTTCATCAGGAGCGGCTGGAGAAATAAGTTTAGGTAATAGTCTGGTATTTTCTGGAACTGATCTTAAAATCAACGCACCAACTTGTACTACAAATGAGCGTTTGAGTTGGGATGGAACATCTTTTGTTTGTAAAGTTGGAGCAGTCTTTATTAACTCTGTTGCTAATACTTTTCTTGCTGGACCAACGGGTGGTTCAGATGCTACTTCAAGTTACCGTGCAATTGTAGCTGCAGATCTTGGTGTAGGTACATCTACAAATCAAGAAGTTTTGAGAGGAGACCAAACATGGTTTCAATTATTTGATGGAGGTGGAAAAATAAATTCATCAGTGCTTCCAAGCTCTATTACAGGGTCTCTAAAATTCCAGGGAACATGGAATGCAAATACAAACTCACCAAGCCTTACTTCTGGTGGTGTCGGTGGAGTGAGTGGAGATTTTTATGTTGTTGATGTCGCTGGAACTACAACAGTAGATGCCCACTCAGTATGGAATGTTGGAGATTGGATTATTAACGCTTCTTCTTCATGGGACCGAGTGCAACAAGGTGCAACGGTTTCTAGTGTAAATGGTGCTGGAGGAGCGGTAGTTCTGACAACTGATAATATTAATGAAGGTATTACAAATAAATATTTCTCAAATGTTTTGGCAAGAGGTGCTCTTACAGGTTCTGGTCCTATATCATTTTCAACATCAACTGGAAGTATAGATTGTCCAACTTGTTTAGTTAGTACTGGTAATGGAAATTTAGTACAGGGAACAGGGGTTGGTTTAAGTGGAAGTTTAACCGGACGTTTAATTGGTACTGGAAATGTAACTTTTTCTATAAATAACACAGCTGTGACCGCTGGTAGTTATGGGGCAAGTGCATCTATTCCAACTTTTACTGTGGATGCACAAGGAAGACTTACTTCTGCTGGTACGACAACTCTTGATACTTCAGCTATCACCTCAGGTACGCTATCTGTCAATCGTGGAGGAACAGGAGTAACAAGCTTTAATTCTCATGGAATTATATATGGAAATGGTGGAGGAAATCTTACGTCCACATCGGCTGGTACTGCAGGTCAATTTCTAGTAGCAGATAATTCAGGAATTCCAGCTTTTGTTTCAGCAACAGGTGATGCAACTTTTGCAACATCAGGAGTTATAACTATTGGTACAGGATCTATTACATCAACAAAAATATTGGATGGAACAATTGCAAATGCTGATATTTCAGGAAGCGCAGGTATTGCATATGGTAAATTGAATCTTGCTGGGGCTATTTTAAATGCAGATATTGCTACTGGTACAATTGCAAACAATAAGCTTGCAAATTCAGTCTTTGGATTAACTTTAGGAAGTTCTGGAAATGATATTTCTTTTTCATCCACATCTATTGCACTCGGAAATACCCTTGTTGTAAATATTCCAAATGCATCTTCAATAGCAAGAGGAGTTATTTCTACAAGTACTCAAACTTTTGCTGGTAATAAAATTTTTAACGATTCATTATCAGTTACGGCAACATCAACATTTGCTGGTAATTTTATCACTCCTAAAGGTACAGATTATACAACAATTGGAACTCAAGATAATGTAAATCTTGGATCAGGATCATTGATACGTTATACAGGGATTGGTGATAGTACATTTACTGGACTTGCGGGAGGTACAGACGGTAGGCAAATTCATATAATGAATGCTTCTTCGTACAACATTACACTTTCAGACCAAGATTCAGCTTCTGTTTCTGCTAATCGATTCACAAACCCTAACGGAACTTCTATAATCATCAGGCCGTTAACTACAGCTATGATACAGTATGATTCCGGTGCTTCAACATGGAGAATTTTAGCTGTTACACTTTCTGGTTTTTCTATAACTCAAGGTGGTAATGCCTTTGGTGCTGTCTCAACTATTGGTACAACAGATTCATATGGATTAAACCTTATCACAAGCGGAAGCACTCGCTTCTCCATCGCCACATCATCAGCTACTCTATCAGGAACAGGTGCCACATCAATTGCTGGAGGAACAACACTTGCTCTAACATCAGCTTCAGCATCTAATTAAATATTACATCTGGAACAACAGGAAATCTAAATCTAGACTCTGGATCAACTGGTGCAATTAATATTGGAACAAATGCAAATGCAAAGACAGTTACAATTGGAAATGCAACAGGGACAACAACAATCAATGTCAATGCTGGAACTGGGGGTATAAACCTTGGTGGTCTAGTTACTCTAACAAATGCCTCTACAACAAACCTTTCTGTATCTGGAGCGTTTAATGTTTCAAATATTCTAGCAAGCGGAACAATTACTTCCGGGTTAATTAATGGTCAAACAATTTCATCGTCTGCAAACTTCACAGGCTCACTTAATGTCTCCGGTCAAACATCCCTAGGTGACGCCTCCTCAACAAACTTTTCAGCATCAAATGCTTTATATATAGGTGGAATGTCCACAACAACAAATGGAATAGTTAATACTCAAACAAAATATCAAATTGGAGGATCTGATGTTCTAACTGCAACAGCACTTGGTTCTGGAATTACAAATTCACCTGTGAATCTGGCTGTAACTGGAATCGATGCTGTAAAAACATATGCAACAGCAGATGGAACATATTCAAATGGTTGGAAATGGTTATTTCATATAACTATTCCAGATGCAGAAAACGGCTTGAATATGAAATTCGATAATTGGTCAAATGGAACTAGCGCTATTTTATCGGTAAATAATATGCGTTTTTATTCTGCTCAATCATCAAATGGATCAAATCCTGATAACGCTGTATTAATTTCTCAATCAGGTGTATACGGATCGAATACTTTAAATATAACATCTGATCTCGACGCAACAAAAACTGGAAAACAGGTGGATGTAATTGTGGAAATGTCTGTACCCGTAGGTTCAACTGGTGGATCTTATTCAACAAGTTATGGAATTAAAACTCAGTAATACTATGTATAAGATGAAAAAAATAAACACTCTTATAAAGGTAGATTTTTGTAATATAATAACTGTACTTTTGTTTCTAATTATGTGTATATGTTCTAATAACACAGCTAAAGCTTCTGAAGTTACAGGTACATTAAATTCTGGTAGTAGTATAAGTACGGGGATAAGTGGCACTGTTGTGTCTCCAGTTGTCCCTGTAGCGCCTGCTACACCGACTTACTCGGGTGGAGGTGGCGGAGGAAGTAGTGCGAGTACTGCTATTGTTAATTCTCCTGTTAATGTAACTCAGGTATCTGTTTACACGTTTGCAAAAACACTAAAATCAGGGGATTCTAATTCAGATGTCCTTAAACTTCAAAAATTTCTAAACGAGAATAATTATAAAATAGCTACTGGGGGTGCTGGTTCTCCTGGAAGAGAAACAAATAGTTTTGGAACCTTAACAAAAAAAGCTTTGATGAAATTTCAAAAGGATAAAGGATTATCTCAAACTGGAATTTTAGATACAAAAACAATTAGTAAGATAAAAGAAGTTTCAACAACTACAACATCTACACAAGCAGTAACTCCTAGCGGTAATACATCA encodes:
- a CDS encoding cohesin domain-containing protein; its protein translation is MSITLKIKLGFLALAFSLLSPFYASAATLDLALEQNISSVKDDVVVLVTLNSEGQDVNTAQATISFPANLLSVTKLDQIGSIFSFWLEEPSFDNAKGTIRFVGGATSGFTGSGLKVLRVAFKVKGSGSGRLGITDGAITASDGTGSNVYTTAKGLDISIPATADFTAVKAERSQQEATIAKQLPALIGLDVPFYPDATKWNNHSASFQAKWNVTSDVIQQAISLDNKPTTIPAASPTALIGSRVFSALADGVWYIHIRSQNNIGWSPTLHYRIAIDTAPPVPFKITSDSGFKTGEPSPIIRYVSSDVTSGLDVYSIRIDGVLATTTKLTNYRLSALLPGVHNLVVTAVDKAGNSTSQAEVLEILPIASPTISYVNRKVVLNEGEIVAGGTASVGVEIIVQIQNSEKQIVIEQVVPIDSNGNWNVTINEAMTEGNYYLMATARDRNMSSSFPVVSQSISVKPRPMLVIGVLEITQAWFFIDLIIILLLSFGAGVLTYYNWRGQLGRRVTIAQRDVINILENIRKNIDKLLKDYKGGDLSDSDLTKIEQTLKSMKSDIEKSSHYVVDNIREINR
- a CDS encoding HAMP domain-containing sensor histidine kinase, which encodes MKKSPEKILDEKQIKNLLKYVAFLDKEKAKIAARLLIANAKILFQAHEKTDANKKLRKRSEEIEKRHAIQISKQIAKLLISNTALVQETMQKVKKTNELITVNEELKKIKDDYLSIVIHEIKTPLVPIKSQLQLLLAGDYGELNGEQREAVEMIYRNEENLNRLSMEILTISKIRSGRFDLHLQLLSATKIFEEIVKEFEAVSITKKITFTHSIQAGLPNISADKIRLIEAIRILLDNAFKFTPEGNSVNLDIKRTDRNLIVSVSDTGIGIESINFEKIFSLFFQISNELTRKYGGNGLGLAIAKGIVEAHGGKIWVESNGLGKGSTFTFSIPITNKIVKRKLIIKTKNYANRK
- a CDS encoding response regulator, giving the protein MPIENKKVRILHVDDEEDTQKVVKTILEKEGYEVVSVRDGVGALREINLDNYDLLILDIMMPNMSGWELYTKILKIKEKEKVIFLSILDIPADKLNELTKSGVRDYIKKPFDRDDFVARVKKVLIS
- a CDS encoding PAS domain-containing protein codes for the protein MKNKDDPNKTDDSNVKSNPASDNMEVVKIENDLFKIAYFQLRNVVKKLEESEYFFRESQRAAFIGSYYLDYQKDIWKSSEVLDIIFGIHSDYKRSIQSWVDIVHPDYKAEMSSYFEGLISSKNKIFNKDYKIIRRNDKELRWVRGLGALEFNTKGEMVSMSGTIQDITNIKVAQENDKKTSEELRKAQHIAKIGNFSLDLRTNKAILSGELLNIYGLNPNNNAITHEEFLNIIHPDDRQRIKLEIEQAIGSKQLNTETEYKIVLKNGIEKIIRGSSEIVYENGQPITFFGVAQDITERKLLEEAKSGFLSIISHQLNTPLSMTKWVLEVLTDDKDLTPRQREKVNDLNISNERLISLVKRLMNVAHIESGRLIANRVTTDIKKLVENLIEEIKPLAFKKDKIISSHIPEKLDSINCDPLLIHEALENLLTNAIEYSTENSKTIDISIADRVDDYLISVHNAGLIEPMLSEKIRKFDKFSHGGKMSYMQPSGSGLGLYIAKNVVEVNGGMLWFESSAEAGTTFYFTINKIVKLIENNNHNI
- a CDS encoding response regulator; this translates as MTNSDINEGKKNLLLIVEDEKILSKTMNEKFSQEGYSVIQAYDGVQGLKLAKQNHPDLILLDLLMPKMDGMSMLKELRNDIWGKKVPVIILTNLSANDEDRLKAVVELEPTYYFEKVDKGLEEIVETIKDRLAYKEQKTDKNSAVQIA
- a CDS encoding response regulator, whose translation is MKILIVEDEDILVRVLREKFEDNGFDVEVAEEGDKVIPLVEKFKPDMILLDIFLPKLNGMDILEKLKDDEVMKTIPVIIISNLDDDKKIKEALNLGAVDYIVKSQHPINEVVELVNKYILKAK
- a CDS encoding peptidoglycan-binding protein, with product MKKINTLIKVDFCNIITVLLFLIMCICSNNTAKASEVTGTLNSGSSISTGISGTVVSPVVPVAPATPTYSGGGGGGSSASTAIVNSPVNVTQVSVYTFAKTLKSGDSNSDVLKLQKFLNENNYKIATGGAGSPGRETNSFGTLTKKALMKFQKDKGLSQTGILDTKTISKIKEVSTTTTSTQAVTPSGNTSLTTENIAKEVVRDHSFTQDLKKGDTNADVKALQIYLNSNGFKIAKNGVGSPGKESNSFGDLTRKALMQFQKTNNIPATGYFGPTTRAYLNK